A stretch of the Dechloromonas sp. TW-R-39-2 genome encodes the following:
- a CDS encoding bifunctional 2-polyprenyl-6-hydroxyphenol methylase/3-demethylubiquinol 3-O-methyltransferase UbiG → MSGATVAEFIAYWEGEGQAYVRRGDYAWMAALVPGQRVLEIGCGIGFGTQALVDRKLDVLAIDSLPECLSATEARLQGRAATLLQADLTALSVEQREQIESFAPETVVCWLMGAPADVTGASASDAGRAVAAYREKIHRSVAELAAALPSVLALHLVDRTAIAWQAKDIGRDTLVSYHGSKTLLDLPLAGTRNNALYRKLGDKVTDLAPQRHLHPSFKNVVPVLASLLAERKK, encoded by the coding sequence ATGAGCGGTGCGACGGTTGCCGAGTTCATCGCCTATTGGGAAGGCGAGGGGCAGGCTTACGTCCGGCGTGGCGATTACGCCTGGATGGCCGCGCTGGTGCCGGGGCAACGCGTTCTGGAAATTGGCTGCGGCATCGGTTTTGGCACACAGGCGCTGGTCGACCGCAAGCTGGATGTGCTGGCGATTGATTCTCTGCCGGAATGCCTGTCCGCGACCGAAGCCCGGCTGCAGGGCAGGGCGGCAACGCTGCTTCAGGCCGATTTGACCGCCCTGAGCGTGGAACAACGCGAACAGATCGAAAGCTTTGCCCCGGAAACGGTGGTTTGCTGGCTGATGGGCGCACCGGCCGATGTGACCGGTGCCAGCGCAAGCGATGCTGGACGGGCCGTGGCAGCCTATCGTGAAAAAATTCACCGCAGCGTTGCCGAACTGGCCGCGGCCTTGCCGAGCGTGCTGGCGCTGCATCTAGTTGATCGCACCGCAATTGCCTGGCAGGCCAAGGACATCGGACGCGATACACTGGTCAGCTACCATGGCAGCAAAACCCTGCTCGACCTGCCATTGGCCGGTACGCGCAACAACGCGCTCTATCGCAAGCTGGGCGATAAAGTGACCGATCTGGCACCACAGAGACATCTGCACCCTTCATTCAAGAATGTGGTGCCCGTGCTGGCTTCATTGCTGGCTGAAAGGAAGAAATAA
- the tsf gene encoding translation elongation factor Ts has protein sequence MAAITAGMVAELRGKTDAPMMECKKALTEADGDMVKAEEILRVKLGNKASKAAARIAAEGIVAVSLSADGKTGAMIEVNSETDFVAKNDEFIALANGSAALVASNNPADVAALSALPMGEGTVESTRSALVGKIGENMTIRRFVRFEAKGKLQSYIHGGAKVGVVVDVIGGDEQLGKDLAMHIAASKPKSLDASGVSADLLDTERRVAIEKAREAGKPEAMLEKIAEGTVQKYLKDVTLLGQVFVKAEDGKQTIEQLLKAKGASVAGFSLFLVGEGIEKKVDDFAAEVAAQAAAAAAKK, from the coding sequence ATGGCAGCAATTACCGCAGGCATGGTGGCAGAACTGCGCGGCAAGACCGACGCACCCATGATGGAATGCAAGAAAGCCCTGACCGAAGCCGATGGCGACATGGTCAAGGCTGAAGAGATCCTCCGCGTCAAGCTGGGCAACAAGGCCTCCAAGGCTGCTGCCCGTATCGCGGCTGAAGGTATCGTCGCAGTCAGCCTCAGCGCTGACGGCAAGACCGGTGCCATGATCGAAGTTAACAGCGAAACCGATTTCGTTGCCAAGAACGACGAATTCATCGCTCTGGCCAACGGCAGTGCTGCTCTGGTTGCCAGCAACAATCCGGCTGACGTCGCAGCTTTGTCGGCTCTGCCGATGGGCGAAGGCACGGTTGAGTCGACCCGTTCCGCGCTGGTTGGCAAGATTGGCGAAAACATGACGATCCGTCGTTTTGTCCGCTTCGAAGCCAAGGGCAAGCTGCAGTCTTACATCCACGGTGGCGCCAAGGTTGGTGTCGTGGTTGATGTGATCGGTGGCGACGAACAACTGGGCAAGGATCTGGCGATGCATATCGCTGCTTCCAAGCCGAAGTCCCTGGATGCCTCCGGTGTCTCCGCTGACCTGCTCGATACCGAGCGTCGCGTTGCCATCGAAAAGGCCCGCGAAGCCGGCAAGCCGGAAGCGATGCTCGAAAAGATCGCCGAAGGTACCGTTCAGAAGTACCTGAAGGACGTGACCCTGCTGGGCCAAGTGTTCGTCAAGGCTGAAGACGGCAAGCAAACCATCGAGCAGCTGCTCAAGGCCAAGGGCGCTTCCGTCGCTGGCTTCAGCCTGTTCCTGGTGGGCGAAGGCATCGAGAAGAAGGTTGACGACTTCGCTGCTGAAGTTGCTGCTCAAGCTGCTGCCGCTGCTGCCAAGAAGTAA
- a CDS encoding ATP-binding cassette domain-containing protein: protein MAHQDILWLLGSLCSLYRIPFDPKLVEQDCPPPHNLATFHEAARAIGFKTGQSTHPADWQKLPLPAIAFLRAVPETPSKDAVLTIPVLILKVDATKQAPLGGGRTIAFISFLVAPVFRDNLNHQLMLGARNQSFLTEYVSGMATVKSLQMEADIDKKYGDFLAQYLAASFCTKQVGNTYNVISNGLEQVMTLAILIVGALLVMQNDGFTVGMLVAFQMFAGHVSDPFGLHASFENVIQACKAAEIHQVIETLKDGYQTEIGERGTGLSGGQRQRIAIARALLKRPKILVFDEAVSNLDQQTAEHFARTINKLKGKVTMLFITHQIPRGLQVDEVIELGTNTTRQMKVVEEEK, encoded by the coding sequence ATGGCGCATCAGGACATACTTTGGCTGCTCGGTAGCCTGTGTAGCCTCTATCGCATTCCCTTCGACCCCAAACTGGTCGAGCAGGACTGTCCACCACCGCACAATCTCGCCACCTTCCACGAAGCCGCTCGCGCTATCGGTTTCAAGACCGGTCAAAGCACCCACCCTGCCGATTGGCAAAAGCTACCGCTCCCTGCCATCGCCTTCCTGCGAGCCGTGCCAGAAACGCCTTCCAAGGATGCCGTCCTGACCATTCCGGTTCTGATCCTTAAAGTGGATGCCACGAAGCAAGCCCCCTTGGGGGGCGGTCGCACCATCGCCTTCATCAGCTTTCTGGTTGCCCCGGTCTTCCGTGACAATCTCAATCATCAGCTCATGCTCGGCGCGAGAAACCAGTCTTTCCTGACCGAATACGTCTCAGGAATGGCCACCGTGAAATCCCTGCAGATGGAAGCCGACATCGACAAGAAGTATGGTGACTTCCTCGCCCAATATCTCGCCGCAAGTTTCTGCACCAAACAAGTCGGCAATACCTACAACGTCATCAGCAATGGTCTGGAACAGGTGATGACCCTGGCCATCCTGATTGTCGGGGCCCTGCTGGTCATGCAGAACGATGGCTTCACCGTCGGCATGCTGGTCGCTTTCCAGATGTTCGCCGGACATGTCTCTGACCCCTTTGGGTTGCATGCCAGCTTCGAGAACGTCATCCAGGCCTGCAAGGCAGCGGAAATCCACCAAGTCATCGAAACCCTTAAGGACGGCTACCAGACGGAAATCGGCGAACGTGGGACTGGGCTATCGGGTGGGCAGCGACAGAGAATTGCCATTGCACGAGCGCTACTCAAGCGGCCGAAGATTCTGGTTTTCGACGAGGCAGTTTCTAACCTCGACCAACAGACGGCGGAGCATTTTGCACGAACCATCAACAAGCTCAAGGGGAAGGTGACGATGCTGTTTATTACGCATCAGATTCCGCGAGGGTTGCAGGTGGATGAGGTGATTGAGCTTGGAACGAATACGACCCGGCAGATGAAAGTCGTGGAGGAGGAAAAGTGA
- a CDS encoding [protein-PII] uridylyltransferase translates to MSIDVGALREEVKAFRKTLQENYARDGDALALLHARSNQVDSVLTRLWQAQDFPATLTLAAVGGYGRGELYPASDIDLLILLPQEPNAQLQEKLERLIGYFWDIGLEIGHSVRTIQECLDEAGNDITVQTALLEARLLTGNEKLFSTFQKRLRGNLDPLVFFEAKRLEQQERYLRFNETPYSLEPNCKESPGGQRDLQVIFWVAQAAGYGTTWADLEKYGFLTVEEMAHAEQCEEYLRHLRIHLHFTVGRREDRLLFDYQNTLATQFGLASNEARRASEQLMQGYYRNAKAVTLLNTILLQNIGAALAPENEQMPQGLDDDFQTIGNLLDIRDETLFARQPESILDCFLVMQENTELHGMTARTLRALWRARELITPEFRADPINRSAFLKLFQSERGVVHEFRRMNQLDILGAYLPNFGRIVGQMQHDLFHVYTVDQHILQVLRNIRRFTMSEFAHEYPLCSRVMSELDRPWLLYIAALFHDIAKGRGGDHSVLGTVDAEEFCKSHGLDDEDTELVVWLVRSHLTMSQVAQKEDLSDPDVIANFCRLVGDARHLAALYLLTHADIRGTSPKVWNQWKGKLLADLYYQTLHHLSQGEAPAPQGIIAERQAEAMRLLRYFALSATVHERLWKQLDTVYFLRHSAEEIAWHTRALHYRIFNNQPVVRARLHQEGEGLQVMVYTQDQPDLFARVVGFFARAGYSIVDAKIHTTAHGYALDSFVLLDIEKRDNNREMLAYIEHELEQRLIHQTPPEAPSSGRLSRQVKHFPIKPEAVIRSDEKGSHFILSLMAADRPGLLYTVANALAAHGANLHTAKIITLGERAEDVFLISGGDLQESASRIRLETELMEQLKV, encoded by the coding sequence ATGAGCATCGATGTCGGCGCCCTGCGCGAAGAAGTCAAAGCCTTTCGCAAAACCCTGCAGGAAAACTATGCCAGGGACGGCGACGCGCTCGCCTTGCTGCATGCTCGCAGCAACCAGGTCGATAGCGTACTGACCCGGCTGTGGCAGGCGCAGGATTTTCCGGCTACGCTGACACTGGCTGCCGTTGGCGGCTATGGCCGCGGAGAGCTTTACCCGGCCTCCGACATCGACTTGCTGATCCTGTTGCCGCAGGAACCCAATGCCCAACTCCAGGAAAAACTCGAACGCCTGATTGGCTATTTCTGGGACATCGGCCTGGAAATCGGCCACAGCGTCCGGACCATCCAGGAGTGCCTGGACGAAGCAGGCAACGACATCACCGTCCAGACCGCGCTTCTTGAAGCACGCTTGCTGACCGGCAACGAAAAGCTGTTCTCGACCTTTCAAAAGCGCCTGCGCGGCAATCTCGATCCGCTGGTGTTCTTCGAAGCCAAGCGTCTTGAGCAGCAGGAGCGCTACCTGCGCTTCAACGAAACCCCCTACAGCCTCGAACCCAACTGCAAGGAGTCGCCTGGCGGTCAACGCGACCTGCAGGTCATTTTCTGGGTTGCTCAAGCCGCCGGTTACGGCACCACTTGGGCTGACCTGGAAAAATACGGCTTCCTGACCGTCGAAGAAATGGCACACGCCGAGCAGTGCGAGGAATATCTCCGCCACCTGCGCATTCACCTGCATTTCACCGTCGGCCGGCGCGAAGATCGCCTGCTCTTCGACTACCAAAATACGCTGGCCACCCAGTTCGGCCTGGCCTCCAATGAAGCGCGGCGAGCCTCGGAACAGCTGATGCAGGGCTACTACCGCAATGCCAAGGCGGTCACGCTGCTCAACACCATCCTGCTGCAGAACATCGGTGCCGCTCTCGCGCCGGAAAACGAGCAGATGCCGCAAGGCCTGGACGATGATTTCCAGACCATCGGCAACCTGCTCGATATCCGTGACGAAACCCTGTTTGCCCGCCAGCCGGAATCGATTCTCGATTGTTTCCTGGTCATGCAGGAAAACACCGAACTGCACGGCATGACCGCCCGCACATTGCGCGCCCTGTGGCGTGCCCGCGAGCTAATCACCCCGGAGTTCCGGGCCGACCCGATCAACCGCTCGGCCTTCCTCAAGCTGTTCCAGAGCGAACGCGGCGTCGTGCACGAATTCCGCCGGATGAACCAGCTCGACATCCTCGGCGCCTATCTGCCGAACTTTGGCCGCATTGTCGGCCAGATGCAGCACGACCTGTTCCACGTCTACACCGTCGATCAGCACATCCTGCAAGTCCTGCGCAACATCCGCCGCTTCACGATGAGCGAATTCGCCCACGAATATCCACTCTGTTCGCGCGTCATGAGCGAACTCGACCGTCCCTGGTTGCTCTACATCGCCGCCCTCTTCCACGACATCGCCAAGGGCCGCGGCGGTGACCACTCGGTGCTTGGCACGGTCGACGCCGAAGAATTCTGCAAATCGCACGGCCTCGACGACGAAGATACCGAACTGGTTGTCTGGCTGGTTCGCAGCCATCTGACGATGTCGCAAGTTGCCCAAAAAGAAGACCTCTCCGACCCGGACGTCATTGCCAATTTTTGCCGCCTGGTCGGCGATGCCCGTCACCTGGCCGCACTCTATCTGCTGACTCACGCCGACATTCGCGGCACCAGCCCGAAAGTCTGGAACCAGTGGAAAGGCAAACTGCTCGCCGATCTCTACTATCAAACGCTGCATCACCTCAGCCAGGGCGAAGCACCGGCACCGCAAGGCATCATCGCCGAACGCCAGGCCGAAGCGATGCGCCTGCTGCGCTACTTTGCCCTCTCGGCAACCGTGCATGAGCGCCTGTGGAAGCAACTCGACACGGTTTATTTCCTGCGCCATTCGGCTGAAGAAATTGCCTGGCACACCCGCGCCCTGCACTACCGGATATTCAACAACCAGCCCGTCGTCCGCGCCCGCCTGCACCAGGAAGGCGAAGGCTTGCAGGTCATGGTGTACACGCAGGATCAGCCTGACCTCTTTGCCCGCGTCGTCGGTTTCTTCGCCCGGGCCGGCTACAGTATCGTCGATGCCAAGATTCACACCACGGCACACGGCTACGCGCTCGACAGCTTCGTCCTGCTCGACATTGAAAAACGCGACAACAACCGCGAAATGCTGGCCTATATCGAGCACGAACTGGAGCAGCGCCTGATTCACCAGACGCCGCCCGAAGCCCCATCAAGCGGCCGCTTGTCGCGCCAGGTCAAGCACTTCCCGATCAAACCGGAAGCCGTCATCCGCAGCGATGAAAAAGGATCGCACTTCATCCTCTCGCTGATGGCTGCCGACCGCCCCGGCCTGCTCTACACCGTGGCCAACGCCCTCGCCGCGCACGGTGCAAATCTGCACACCGCCAAAATCATCACGCTCGGCGAACGCGCCGAAGACGTTTTCCTGATTAGCGGCGGCGACCTGCAGGAAAGCGCCAGCCGCATCCGGCTCGAAACCGAACTGATGGAACAGCTGAAGGTTTAG
- the rpsB gene encoding 30S ribosomal protein S2 — protein sequence MSVTMREMLEAGVHFGHQTRFWSPKMAPYIFGARNKIHIVNLEKTLAKYNEAMAFVKKLSANRGNILFVGTKRQAREILAQEAQRAGAPFVDQRWLGGMLTNFKTVKTSIKRLKDMEIAVEAGEIERMPKKEALTFRREMEKLQKSIGGIKDMAGLPDAIFVIDVGYHKIAITEAEKLGIPVIGVVDTNHSPEGVSYVIPGNDDSSRAIQLYARGVADAILEGRNQVVQEIVAAGGDDEFVEVQEEAAQ from the coding sequence ATGTCCGTTACCATGCGCGAAATGCTGGAAGCCGGTGTCCACTTCGGTCACCAAACCCGTTTCTGGTCCCCCAAGATGGCCCCGTATATCTTCGGTGCTCGCAACAAGATTCACATCGTCAACCTCGAAAAGACCCTGGCCAAGTACAACGAAGCCATGGCTTTCGTGAAGAAGCTGTCCGCCAACCGCGGCAACATCCTGTTCGTTGGCACCAAGCGTCAAGCTCGCGAAATCCTCGCTCAGGAAGCCCAGCGCGCTGGCGCACCGTTCGTTGATCAGCGCTGGCTCGGCGGCATGCTGACCAACTTCAAGACGGTCAAGACCTCGATCAAGCGCCTGAAGGATATGGAAATCGCCGTTGAAGCCGGTGAAATCGAGCGCATGCCGAAGAAGGAAGCGCTGACCTTCCGTCGCGAAATGGAAAAGCTGCAGAAGTCCATCGGCGGCATCAAGGATATGGCCGGCCTGCCGGATGCTATCTTCGTCATCGACGTCGGCTACCACAAAATTGCCATTACCGAAGCTGAAAAGCTGGGTATCCCGGTCATCGGCGTGGTTGACACCAACCACTCTCCGGAAGGCGTTTCCTACGTTATCCCGGGTAACGACGACTCTTCCCGCGCTATCCAGTTGTACGCCCGCGGCGTGGCTGATGCCATCCTCGAAGGCCGTAACCAGGTGGTTCAGGAAATTGTTGCTGCTGGTGGCGACGACGAGTTCGTCGAAGTCCAGGAAGAAGCAGCGCAATAA
- a CDS encoding hypoxanthine-guanine phosphoribosyltransferase, which yields MEPNKARALLANAELIHSEAAIQGALVEVAGAIRQRLSEKNPLVLCVMTGGVIFCGQLLPKLDFPLDFDYLHATRYGPETQGGKISWRMAPWTSVKGRSVLVIDDILDEGVTLAAVKESLIRLGAAEVMLAVFADKENGKQKPISADFVGLTVPDRFVFGYGMDVDGAWRNLPAIYAMKDD from the coding sequence ATGGAGCCGAACAAAGCCCGTGCACTGCTCGCCAATGCCGAATTGATTCATTCCGAAGCGGCAATTCAAGGCGCGCTGGTCGAGGTGGCCGGTGCCATTCGCCAGCGTTTGTCCGAGAAAAATCCGCTGGTACTCTGCGTGATGACCGGTGGCGTGATCTTTTGCGGTCAACTGCTGCCCAAGCTCGATTTTCCGCTCGATTTCGACTACCTCCACGCGACGCGCTACGGCCCGGAAACGCAGGGCGGCAAGATTTCCTGGCGCATGGCCCCGTGGACCTCGGTCAAGGGCCGCTCGGTGCTGGTGATCGATGACATTCTCGATGAAGGCGTGACACTTGCCGCTGTCAAGGAAAGCTTGATCCGCCTTGGCGCAGCCGAAGTCATGCTGGCGGTATTTGCCGACAAGGAAAACGGCAAGCAGAAACCCATTTCAGCCGATTTTGTCGGGTTGACCGTGCCGGATCGCTTTGTCTTTGGCTACGGCATGGATGTCGATGGTGCCTGGCGCAATCTGCCGGCGATTTACGCCATGAAGGACGACTGA
- the rfbD gene encoding dTDP-4-dehydrorhamnose reductase, with product MSILLLGKDGQVGWQLQRSLAPHGKVVACGRAECDLADPDQIRAVVRAARPAVIVNATAYTAVDKAESEPDLAHRINAEAPAVLAEEALRLDALLVHYSTDYVYDGRKASAYVESDPTAPQSVYGHTKLAGEDAIRAAGGKSLIFRTSWVFGARGNNFVKTILRLARERDSLGVVDDQVGSPTPAALIATVSGIALAMTRCGQRLEKGENRLYHLAASNPVSWHAFATTILQLAEQTPGFVLRLKPDAIRAITTPEYPTPATRPANSQLDCSRLESDFGLQMPDWRPYLARMLQLLALKQNGY from the coding sequence ATGAGTATTCTGCTGCTCGGCAAGGATGGCCAGGTCGGCTGGCAATTGCAACGCTCGCTTGCGCCGCACGGCAAGGTCGTTGCCTGCGGTCGTGCCGAGTGCGATCTGGCCGATCCTGATCAGATTCGCGCCGTCGTCAGGGCGGCCCGTCCGGCAGTGATCGTCAACGCAACGGCCTATACCGCAGTCGACAAGGCTGAATCCGAGCCGGATCTGGCGCACCGGATCAATGCCGAAGCGCCTGCTGTTCTGGCAGAAGAGGCGTTGCGGCTTGATGCCTTGCTGGTCCATTACTCGACCGATTATGTGTACGACGGGCGCAAGGCCTCAGCCTATGTCGAGTCCGACCCGACGGCGCCGCAAAGCGTTTATGGACATACCAAGCTGGCTGGTGAGGATGCGATTCGGGCGGCAGGCGGCAAATCGCTGATTTTCCGCACCAGTTGGGTGTTTGGTGCGCGCGGCAATAATTTCGTCAAAACCATTTTACGTCTTGCCCGCGAACGTGACTCCCTGGGCGTGGTTGATGACCAGGTCGGTTCGCCAACGCCGGCGGCGCTGATTGCCACGGTCAGCGGCATCGCCTTGGCGATGACACGTTGCGGTCAACGGCTAGAAAAGGGCGAAAATCGTCTTTATCACTTGGCCGCTTCGAATCCGGTGAGTTGGCATGCGTTTGCGACAACGATTCTTCAGTTGGCCGAACAGACCCCCGGATTCGTTTTGCGCCTCAAGCCGGATGCTATTCGTGCGATTACGACGCCGGAATATCCGACGCCGGCCACGCGGCCGGCCAATTCGCAGCTCGACTGTTCCCGTCTGGAATCCGACTTTGGTTTGCAAATGCCCGACTGGCGACCTTATCTGGCGCGCATGCTGCAGTTGCTGGCGCTCAAGCAAAATGGTTATTGA
- a CDS encoding S-methyl-5'-thioinosine phosphorylase, with amino-acid sequence MLAIIGGSGLTTLSNLDVSHREVVRTPYGEPSGAVVFGEICGKPAMFLPRHGYGHTIPPHMVNYRANLWALHHHKATGVISVASVGGIRGDLEPGDIVLPHQIIDYTWGRKSTYFDGVGTPVTHIDFTEPYDRELCRRIREAGEQLGVEMKVGGVYAATQGPRLETAAEINRLERDGADLVGMTGMPEAALARELGLPYAAINVIANHAAGRGSSANGIHFESLEVVLQEAMGRVRSVIERLVGCQDNCTPLGLSV; translated from the coding sequence ATGCTGGCAATTATCGGCGGTAGCGGTCTGACGACCCTTTCCAATCTCGACGTTTCGCATCGCGAAGTCGTCCGCACGCCTTATGGCGAACCCTCCGGGGCTGTCGTTTTCGGCGAAATCTGCGGCAAGCCGGCGATGTTCCTGCCGCGCCACGGCTATGGTCACACCATTCCGCCGCACATGGTCAATTACCGCGCCAACCTGTGGGCGCTGCATCACCATAAGGCCACCGGCGTCATTTCCGTCGCTTCGGTCGGCGGTATACGCGGTGATCTGGAGCCGGGCGATATCGTTCTGCCGCACCAGATCATCGACTACACCTGGGGTCGCAAATCGACCTACTTTGATGGTGTCGGTACGCCGGTGACCCACATCGACTTTACCGAGCCTTACGACCGCGAACTTTGTCGTCGTATCCGCGAAGCTGGCGAGCAACTGGGGGTTGAAATGAAAGTCGGCGGTGTCTATGCCGCCACCCAGGGGCCACGCCTTGAAACCGCGGCCGAGATCAACCGTCTGGAGCGCGACGGGGCTGATCTGGTCGGCATGACCGGTATGCCGGAAGCGGCGCTGGCCCGCGAACTCGGCCTGCCTTACGCGGCGATCAACGTCATCGCCAATCACGCTGCCGGTCGCGGCAGCAGTGCCAACGGCATCCATTTCGAAAGCCTCGAAGTCGTCCTGCAGGAAGCCATGGGCCGCGTCCGTTCAGTGATCGAACGTCTGGTCGGTTGCCAGGATAACTGCACGCCGTTGGGCTTGTCGGTTTAA
- the map gene encoding type I methionyl aminopeptidase — translation MSISIKTPEEIEKMRVAGRLASEVLDYIEPFVKVGVTTEELDRLCHDYMVNVQDCIPAPLNYAPSGYDPYPKSICTSINQQVCHGVPSDRVLKNGDIVNLDITTIKNGYHGDTSRMFIVGEGSIQAKRLCEITFECLWLGISVVRPGAFLGDIGAVIQKHAEKNGYSVVREFCGHGIGANFHEDPQVVHYGKAGTGPRLEAGMMFTIEPMINAGKAAIREMNDGWTIVTKDRSLSAQWEHTLLVTPTGYEIMTLSAGCRPKPDWIG, via the coding sequence ATGAGCATCAGCATCAAGACGCCTGAAGAAATCGAAAAAATGCGCGTCGCCGGGCGCCTCGCCTCCGAAGTTCTCGATTACATCGAGCCTTTCGTCAAGGTCGGCGTCACCACCGAAGAACTCGACCGCCTCTGCCACGACTACATGGTCAATGTGCAGGATTGCATTCCCGCACCACTCAACTACGCACCGTCAGGCTACGACCCTTATCCCAAGTCGATCTGCACCTCGATCAACCAGCAAGTTTGCCACGGTGTGCCGAGCGACCGCGTGCTCAAGAACGGCGACATCGTCAATCTCGACATCACGACGATCAAGAACGGTTACCACGGCGACACCAGCCGGATGTTCATCGTCGGTGAAGGCTCGATCCAGGCCAAGCGGCTTTGTGAAATCACCTTCGAATGCCTGTGGCTGGGAATTTCGGTTGTCCGGCCCGGCGCCTTCCTGGGCGATATTGGCGCAGTCATCCAGAAGCACGCCGAGAAGAACGGCTACTCAGTCGTTCGCGAATTCTGCGGTCACGGCATCGGGGCCAACTTCCACGAAGACCCGCAAGTCGTGCATTACGGCAAGGCCGGCACCGGTCCGCGTCTTGAGGCCGGGATGATGTTCACCATCGAGCCGATGATCAACGCCGGCAAGGCGGCCATCCGCGAGATGAATGACGGCTGGACCATTGTCACCAAAGACCGCAGCCTGTCCGCGCAATGGGAACACACCCTGCTGGTCACACCCACCGGCTATGAAATCATGACACTGTCGGCTGGCTGCCGCCCGAAACCGGACTGGATCGGCTAA
- a CDS encoding transposase translates to MSRRPRVLLANYPLHIVQRGINREPCFFTDEDYYCYLHWLEESARACGCAIHAYVLMSNHVHLLLTPQEDGAPSRLMQSLGRRYVQYTNRFYRRTGSLWEERYKSSVVQAESYLLACQRYIELNPVRAGMVADPGQYRWSSYRANGLGEIDVRLSPTVMEYLLFPVRKAWHEAGRERWCAIEWKRLS, encoded by the coding sequence ATGTCTCGTCGTCCTCGTGTTCTTCTCGCTAATTACCCGCTGCACATCGTTCAGCGCGGCATCAACCGCGAGCCGTGCTTTTTCACTGATGAAGATTACTACTGTTATCTCCATTGGCTGGAAGAGTCGGCTCGCGCTTGTGGCTGCGCCATTCATGCCTATGTGCTGATGAGCAACCACGTTCATCTGCTGCTCACCCCGCAAGAAGACGGTGCGCCATCGCGACTAATGCAATCGCTGGGAAGGCGCTACGTGCAATACACCAACCGTTTCTATCGGCGCACCGGCAGCCTGTGGGAAGAGCGCTACAAATCGAGCGTTGTGCAAGCCGAAAGCTATCTGCTGGCTTGCCAGCGTTACATCGAACTCAATCCGGTACGGGCAGGCATGGTGGCTGATCCTGGGCAGTACCGCTGGTCAAGCTATCGGGCTAATGGGTTGGGAGAGATCGACGTTCGTCTGAGCCCGACGGTGATGGAGTATTTGTTGTTTCCGGTACGCAAGGCTTGGCATGAGGCGGGTCGGGAGCGGTGGTGCGCTATTGAGTGGAAACGGCTTAGTTGA
- the pyrH gene encoding UMP kinase — protein sequence MTAPKYKRILLKLSGEALMGNDAYGINPQVIAGIVAEIKGVSDMGVEIGVVIGGGNIFRGMAGTATGMDRATADYMGMMATVMNAMALSDAMRQGGLNARVQSALNIEQVVEPYIRGKAIRYLEEGKVVIFGAGTGNPFFTTDTAAALRGSEIGAEIVLKATKVDGIYSADPKKDPSATRYDKISFNEAISKNLAVMDATAFALCRDQKLPINVFSIFKSGALKRVVCGEDEGTLVYC from the coding sequence ATGACCGCACCCAAGTACAAGCGCATTCTCCTGAAACTCTCCGGCGAGGCCCTGATGGGTAATGACGCCTACGGCATCAATCCGCAAGTGATTGCGGGTATTGTCGCGGAGATCAAGGGGGTGTCTGACATGGGTGTGGAAATTGGCGTCGTGATTGGCGGCGGCAACATCTTTCGCGGCATGGCCGGTACGGCCACCGGGATGGATCGCGCTACCGCCGATTACATGGGCATGATGGCCACGGTGATGAATGCCATGGCCTTGTCCGATGCAATGCGCCAGGGTGGTTTGAACGCCCGCGTGCAGTCGGCTCTGAATATTGAACAAGTGGTTGAGCCTTATATCCGCGGCAAGGCGATTCGCTATCTCGAAGAAGGCAAGGTCGTCATCTTCGGTGCCGGGACCGGCAACCCGTTTTTTACAACCGATACCGCTGCAGCATTGCGCGGCTCGGAAATTGGCGCGGAAATCGTGCTCAAGGCTACCAAGGTGGACGGTATTTATTCGGCTGACCCGAAAAAAGACCCGTCGGCCACGCGTTATGACAAGATCAGCTTCAATGAAGCGATCTCCAAGAATCTGGCGGTGATGGATGCAACCGCTTTCGCGCTTTGCCGCGATCAAAAATTGCCGATCAATGTATTCTCCATTTTCAAGTCCGGCGCGCTGAAGCGCGTGGTCTGCGGTGAAGATGAAGGTACGCTGGTCTATTGCTGA